The DNA region CGGTGCCCGACCTCGACGGCGACATCGACGACCTACTCGATCGGAACGACACCGACGACGGCCCGTCGGGGAACGAGACGAACGACACCAACGACACGAACGAGACCCCCGGCGGACCGGGCGGCCCCGAGAATCCGCTCCAGCCTGGCAACCCGTCTGGAGACGGCACGGGCGGGACCGGCGGCGTCGATTCGAGCGACGAGGACGAGGAGGATCTGATCCCGCTCGCACCCGGCGACCTCCTCGTCGGCGTCGCACTCCTGGTCGGTCTCGCCGCCGGGGGCCATCGAGCCGGTGTCGGCTCCCTCGTAAGTCGCGAAGTCAGCCGCTACTGGCACGGCTTCCGCGGCGACCCGACCGAGGACACCGTCCGGGCCTACGAGCGCCTCGAGCTCGTCCTTGAGCGTCGCTTCCGACCCCGCAAACGCGGGGAATCACCACGCCAGTACGTCGATTCGCTCGAGCGGGTCGGCCTGACTGACCCGCGCGCGAGACGCGTGCTGGACGCCTACGAGCAGGCTCGCTACGGCGGTGGGGTCGACGAATCCACGGCCGACGAGGCCGTCTCGCTGGTCACGACACTCGCCCGCGAACGGGCGCCGCTCGTCGGTCGGCTGTGGCGCTAGGGTGAGTCGAGCCTGCAGTGATGAGCCGAACCGAGACCTCGTGTCCGGTTCGTCCCATCGATCCGGTCGATTAACCTCCTGAAACAGTAGTGCGTCGCGATTACCAGAGCTGGACCCGCGGCGTCCCACACTCCTCACAACAGACCGCGCTGTTGCCCTTGTACTCCGTTCGAACGAGCGATCCGGCCCGACAGGACGGACAGGGTTCCCCCTCGAGGGCGACCAATAACTGCCGTCCGTCGGCGATGCGTGTTGCCATATCGTGGGGGTCGCCTCCGTCGAGAAAACCGATTGGGCTTGCCAGTGCAACGACCCAGCTGCCCGCGACAGATCAAAACAGGGTAGCCCCTCGAGTCCAAACCTCAGCTGATGACGTTTCACCGGATTTCCCTCGGGAACACCGTCTTCGAGGGAGCCAACAACGCGTATCTGTTCGACGGCGAGGCGACCGTCCTGCTCGATACGGGCGTCGCCGTCCCGGACACCCGGGCCGAACTCGAGGCGGGCCTTCGCGAACTGGAGGTCGAGTTCGCGGATCTCGACGCAATAGTCCTCACCCATTACCACGCCGACCACACCGGCCTCGCCGGCGAGATCCAGGCCGAGAGCGGGGCGACCGTCCACGCTCACGCCGCCGACGCACCGCTGATCGCCCACGACGAGGACGCCTGGGACGAACTCGAGGCACGTCAGCGACGGCTGTTCGCCGACTGGGGTATGTCGAGCGACGCGCGCGAGGAACTCCTCGCGTTTCTCGACGCCGGCGAGGAGATGGGAATTTACGGCGAGTCCGTCGACGTGATGGCGTTCGAGGACGGCGACCACCTCTCGTTCGGCGACCTGGCGCTCGAGGTTCGTCACGCACCCGGACACACGGCCGGCCTGAGCTGTTTCGTACCCGCCGACGCACCCGAGGAGGTCTACACCGGCGACGCCCTCCTCCCCGAATACACCCCGAACGTCGGCGGCGCCGACGTCCGCCTCGAGGGAGCACTCTCGGCGTACGTGGAGACACTCGAGACGCTGATCGAGGCCGACTACTCACGCGCCTGGCCGGGCCACCGCGAACCGATCGACGACCCCGCAGCACGCGCTCGCTACATCCTGGCTCACCACGAAGAGCGTGCCTACCGGGTCGCGGACGCGCTGGCCGACGCCGGCTCCGCAGCTGCCTGGACGATCAGCGCCCGGCTCTTCGGCGACCTCGCGGACATCCACATCCTCCACGGGCCCGGCGAGGCGTACGCCCACCTCGAACACCTGCGTGAACGCGGCGCCGTAGCCGCCGACGGCGAAAGAGGTGAGGCTGACGACGATGCCTCGAGCGTCCGCTACCGACTCACGGACGACGGGCGGTCCCGACTCGAGTCCCTGACCGACGGCCGCTGGCCGCTCTCGGACGCCGTCCGCTAACCTCACATCTCACCCCGAGCTGGATGAGCGTCCGATGCGTGAGTAGGTTCGAACTAGTCGCGTCACTCCTCGATAGAAACCAGCACAGACTAGCTGGAGCCGTCGCTCACCGGGTAGCGCTCGATAAAATGATAGTCAGTGGCGTTCCTTACAGGTCGCGGGGCTGGACCGTCTTCCGGTCGTTGTCTTCGGCACGTCGGGCAGCGTCCTCGAGCAGCTCGGACACTTCCTCGTCGAGTGCTTCGTAGAAATCCGAAGCGACGTTCTTGTCATCGAGTGCTTCCTTTACGGCGGCTTTGACGATAAGGTCTGCCATACAGAATACCCGTTCCCGTTTCCCTACTATAAAGGTTCTGTTTGTGAGCGGCGAATTCGGGCTCGAGCGGCCCGATAGACCGTCTTTACGCGCACCACCCACCAGAAAGTATATGTCGAATGAAGTTCCGGCGGGCGTCGGACCCCCTCGAATCGGCCCAAACTGCCCTCGAACGCGCTCGCGCGCGCTCTCGAGACGGTCTCTGAGTCACCACGAACGCAGCGCCTGGTCGACGGGGACGGCAGACGATTCCGCTACTCGTTTCGAGTCTCGAGACTCGAGAGCCAACAGACAAGGCCGAGACTCGAGACTCAAGCCCCGGGCAGGTACGAGCGACGGTACACGCAACCAATTTGCACCGCCGAGAATCGACTGGTGTCGAGAGACGGCTGGGTCGTGAAAGCGACTCCGCCGACGAATTCAGCGAACCGCGAACAGTCCGTCCTCCCCGCCAAGATAGACCGTTCCGTCGCTCACTGCGAGGTGATCACGGAGGACGCGGTGATCGTCTTCGAACTGCGGCACGTCCTCGAGGTGGAGACACCACGCTTCGCTACCGTCTTCGACGCGGTAACCCTTGAGGAACTCGTTGCCGTTCCAGTCGGCCGTGATCGCGATGACCGTTTCCCCCACGACGACCGGGTCGCTGTACAGGCGCATTTCGTCGACGGACCAGCGCTCGCTCGAGCCGTCGGATCCGGTGTCGAGGTTCGTCATACGGAGCGTCTGATCCTCGCCGATCGTTGCGAACGCGAGGACGTCGTCGGCGGCGAAGGTGCTCCTGCGGGACGAAACCGAGCCCACAGTCTCGCCCGTTTCCGGGTCCAGGAGCAACACTTCTCTGCTGTTTCCGTCGTGAATCAGGACGTACTGATCGGTCGCCACGGGGCGCATCTGCCACATCCAGCCGGTCTCGGATACCCACAGCGTGTCGCCGGTCTCCGGATCGAGCGCGACGACGTGAGCCGTGTCTCCGTCGATGCCGACCGTCGCGTAGACCGCGTCGTCCGTAACGGCCAGCGAGTACGCATGGAACGTGTCGAACCGGCCGAGAAGGGAATCGCCTTCGTCGATCTCGTCGATCGAATGGCGTTCCCACGCGATCGATCCGTCGTCCGGGTTGACCGCGTACAGTCGCTCGTCGTCGTCACCACAGACGTAGAGCAGTCCGTTGGCGAACTCCGGCTGGTAGACCGACGGCGCCTCTTCGCCCTCGCCGAACCACTGCCGCCATCGAACGGCCCCGGTGTCGGCGTCGAGGGCAGTCAGCGCCTCGCCGCCGACGAAGACCCAGTCCCCGACGACGACCGGTGCGAGGTTCGGACCGTCGTCGGCTCCGATGTCGGGACTCACCCACTGCAGCGAGCCCGTTTCGGCATCGAGGGCGTGAATCCGATCGTTGCCATCGTGGCGGTACACACGCCCGTCGCTGATGGCAATCCCGTCGTTCGCCTCTACGTTTCCGTAACTCCAGGCGACCCCCTCGAGTGCGCTCGGTTCGTTCGCGGCGGAGACTGCACGCGTACTGCCGCTATTCGCGTAAAACGAGTACCAGCCGTCGGACGGTTCGGCGTTGAATGTCGATTCGGTGACAATTTCCGTTTCGCCGTCAGTACCCGCGTCGCTCGAGTTCTCCGTGTCGTTCTCCGCGCTTCCCGAACCCACCGTCGCGAAGACGCCAGTCGTCAACAGGGCCGATCCGGATACGATAACGCTTCGTCTGTCGAATGTCGGCATACACCAGCCACCACGAAATTCCGTATTGCTATCGGCCTACTAACCGTAACTTTCACGTCGAGCAACCGTTTCAATCGTGAAATAGTCCTCTTGTGGGTCTGATAAATGCCCGAAGGGCGACGCCATAGATGAACTCTCGGACAGCACTCAAGAATCGTATCAAGCCTAGGCCGGGATTTGAACCCGGGCTCTCGTCCTTACCAAGGACGCGCTTTACCGCTAAGCTACCCAGGCAGGCATGCGTTGGTTGACCGGAGTCGTCTTTATGGGTTTCGATTCCCCCCTGAGTGTGTGTCGGGGTGACAGAGGACGCAAACGAATCGCTCAGTGGTCTCCAGTGGACGTCACACGGTCGGTCGGAATCTCCGTTTCGACCGGCGGTCGCTCGAGGTCGCGTCCGTGTTCGCGATTGTCTTCGCTTGCGTCTTCATCCGTGTCCTCGCTTGCACCTTCACTATCGAAACCGACCTCGAGCGCCTCGAGGTCCGGGAGGCACTCTGCAGCCGGCGGGAACGCGAGACCGGTGTCGGTGGTAGCGGTGGCGTCGGCGACGTCGGCGACGTCGGTGGCAACCGCGAGCAGTTCGGGCGTCGGGTCGGCGTCGGCAGCCGTCGCACCCGTC from Natronosalvus rutilus includes:
- a CDS encoding HVO_A0556 family zinc finger protein translates to MATRIADGRQLLVALEGEPCPSCRAGSLVRTEYKGNSAVCCEECGTPRVQLW
- a CDS encoding DUF1931 family protein produces the protein MADLIVKAAVKEALDDKNVASDFYEALDEEVSELLEDAARRAEDNDRKTVQPRDL
- a CDS encoding MBL fold metallo-hydrolase — protein: MTFHRISLGNTVFEGANNAYLFDGEATVLLDTGVAVPDTRAELEAGLRELEVEFADLDAIVLTHYHADHTGLAGEIQAESGATVHAHAADAPLIAHDEDAWDELEARQRRLFADWGMSSDAREELLAFLDAGEEMGIYGESVDVMAFEDGDHLSFGDLALEVRHAPGHTAGLSCFVPADAPEEVYTGDALLPEYTPNVGGADVRLEGALSAYVETLETLIEADYSRAWPGHREPIDDPAARARYILAHHEERAYRVADALADAGSAAAWTISARLFGDLADIHILHGPGEAYAHLEHLRERGAVAADGERGEADDDASSVRYRLTDDGRSRLESLTDGRWPLSDAVR
- a CDS encoding PQQ-binding-like beta-propeller repeat protein encodes the protein MPTFDRRSVIVSGSALLTTGVFATVGSGSAENDTENSSDAGTDGETEIVTESTFNAEPSDGWYSFYANSGSTRAVSAANEPSALEGVAWSYGNVEANDGIAISDGRVYRHDGNDRIHALDAETGSLQWVSPDIGADDGPNLAPVVVGDWVFVGGEALTALDADTGAVRWRQWFGEGEEAPSVYQPEFANGLLYVCGDDDERLYAVNPDDGSIAWERHSIDEIDEGDSLLGRFDTFHAYSLAVTDDAVYATVGIDGDTAHVVALDPETGDTLWVSETGWMWQMRPVATDQYVLIHDGNSREVLLLDPETGETVGSVSSRRSTFAADDVLAFATIGEDQTLRMTNLDTGSDGSSERWSVDEMRLYSDPVVVGETVIAITADWNGNEFLKGYRVEDGSEAWCLHLEDVPQFEDDHRVLRDHLAVSDGTVYLGGEDGLFAVR